The window GCCTCGGAGAAGCCGGAGCCCTGGGTGTCCATCTTGTCGAGGATGAAGTTGGTGGTGCCGTTGACGATGCCGAGCACGCGGGTGACCTTGTCGCCGGCCAGGCTCTCGCGCAGCGGCCGCAGGATCGGGATGGCACCGGCCACAGCCGCCTCGTAGTAGAGGTCGCGCTCGGCCTGGTCGGCCGCTTGGTAGAGAGTCGCGCCGTCCTCGGCCAGCAGCGCCTTGTTGGCGGTGACCACCGATTTGCCGCTTTGCAGCGCGGCCAAGATCAGCGACCTCGCCGGCTCGATGCCCCCGATCACCTCGATCACCAGGTCGATGTCCTCGCGCGTGACCAGGCTGTGCGCGTCCGTGGTCAGCAGGCCCTCGGGCACCTCGACCTCGCGCTCCGCGTCGAGGCGGCGTACGCCCACTCCGGCGAGTTCCACCGGAGCACCGACACGGGCGCCAAGGTCACCGGCCTGCTCGTCGAGCAGTCGTACGACCTGCGAACCGACCGAACCGCAGCCCAGCACCGCCACCTTCAGCGGTTTCTTATCACTCATGCGTTTGCACCCACATCTGTTGCCAGGAGATCGTCCACACTCTCGCGCCGCACGATCACTGTTGTCACACCGTCTCGCACTGCGACCACCGGAGGACGCAGCGCATGGTTGTAGTTGGAGGCCATCGAGCGGCAGTACGCGCCCGTGCCCGGCACGGCGACCAGATCGCCGGGACGGACGTCGCCGGGCAGGAACTCATCCTTGACCACGATGTCGCCCGCCTCGCAATGCTTGCCCACCACCCGGCTCAACGCGGGCGCGGCATCCGACTCGCGGTTGGCCAGCGTGCAGGAATAGTCGGCGTCGTAGAGCGCAGTGCGGATGTTGTCGCTCATGCCGCCGTCGACGGAGATGTACGTACGCTTCGCGCCGCCGTCGAGTGCCACCTCTTTGACGGTGCCGACCGTATAGACGGTGCACATCGCCGGGCCGACGATCGCGCGGCCGGGTTCGACGCTGAGGCTCGGCTCCTCGATGCCCTGGGCGCGGCACTCGTGCTCGACGATCTTGGTCATCTCGATCGCGAGCTGCGCCGCGTCGGAAGGGTCGTCCTGGGTGGTGTACGCGATACCGAAGCCGCCGCCGAGGTCGAGCTCGGGCATCTGGACACCGAGTTCGTCGGACACTCGCGTGTGCAAGGTGAGCACCCGTTTGGCGGCAACCTCGAAACCGCTGGTGTCGAAGATCTGGCTGCCGATGTGGGAGTGCAGGCCGAGCAGTTCGAGGCCGTCGGCCGCGTGGATCTTCTGGACCGCCGCGAAGGCCGCCCCGCTCGCGATGGAGAAGCCGAACTTCTGGTCTTCGTGCGCGGTCGCGATGTATTCGTGGGTGTGCGCCTCGACGCCCGCGGTGACGCGGACCATCACGCCTTGGGGTTCGCCCCCCACGCTTCGCGCCACGCTGATCAGCCGGTCGATCTCGTCGAACGAGTCCACGATGATCCGCCCGACGCCCTCGGCGACGGCGCGCCTGAGTTCGGGTTCGGTCTTGTTGTTGCCGTGATAGCCGATCCGCTGCGGGTCGAAGCCCGCGCGCAGCGCGACGGTGAGTTCGCCATCGGAGCACACGTCGAGGCAGAGCCCCTCCTCCTGGAGCCAGCGCGCGACCGTCGTACACAAGAACGCCTTGCCGGCGTAGTAGACCTCGGCGGGCGCGAAGGCGTCTTTAAAGGCACGCGCGCGTGCGCGGAAGTCGGCCTCGTCCAGGACGTACGCCGGGGTGTTGACGTTGGCGACCAGGTCCGGGATGTTGACGCCGCCGATGACCAGATCGCCGTCGACCTTGTGCGCGGTGCTCGACCAGAGCTGCGGCACGAGCGCGTTGGGATCCTGGGGTTCACGCAACCACTGCGGTCCCTTGAGGGCGCCGTCGGCATGCGCCCAGCCCGACGGGTGTGCGGTGGGCACCGGGTCACATCCTCTCGGGGGCCGAGACGCCGAGCAGGCCCAGACCGTTGGACAGCACCGTCTGGGCGGCGTGCACCAGCACCAGCCGGGCCTCGTTCGTCGGCGTGACCGGCTCGTCGCCCTGCGGGAGCATCCGGCATTCCTTGGTGTCGTACCACTTGTTGAAGACGCTGGCGGTGTCCTCCAGATAGCGCGCGATCCGGTGCGGCTCCCTGAGTTCGGCGGCGGCGCCGACCACTCGCGGGAACTCGGCGAGGGCGCGCAGCAGGTCGCCTTCGCGCTCGTGGCTGAGCAGCGCGGGGTCGAAGTCTGTCGGCAGGCTCATTTCGAGGTCTGTGGCATTGCGGATCATCGCCGCGGTGCGCGCGTGGGCGTACTGCACGTAATAGACCGGGTTGTCGTTGGACGCCTTGGTGATCTCGGCGATGTCCAGCGTCAACGGACTGTCGGCCGGGTAGCGCGCAAGGGAGTAACGCAAGGCATCGACGCCGATCTCGTCGACAAGTTCGTCGAGCGTGACGATCGTGCCCGCGCGCTTGGACAGCTTCATCTCGGCGCCGTCGCGCAGGATCTTGACCATCTGCCCGATCAGTACGTCCAGCGTCTGGTCGGGGTCGTCGCCCACACATGCGGCCATCGCGCGCAGCCGGCCGACGTACCCATGATGGTCGGCACCGAGCAGGTAGAGGCAGTTGTCGAACCCGCGCTCGCGCTTGTTGAGGTAATAGGCGGTGTCGGAGGCGAAGTACGTCAACTCGCCGTTGGAGCGGATCAGCACTCGGTCCTTGTCGTCGCCGAAGTCGGTCGTACGCATCCACAGCGCGCCGTCGGCCTCGAAGAGGTGGCCGTGATCGCGCAGGGAGTTCAACGTGTCGGCGACGGATCCGCGGGTGCCTGCGTCCGCGTGCAGGCCCCGCTCGGAGAACCACACGTCGAAGTGGGTGTTGAAGCCTTCGAGTTGGTCCTGCTGCTCTTGGAGTTGGACGGCGTACCCGGCCTCGCGGAACGCCTCCAACCTCTCGTCCGCAGGCAGGTCGACGATGCCTGGGTGCTCGGCGACCACCTTGGTCGCGAGGTCGGCGATGTAGGCACCCTGGTAGCCGTCCTCGGGGATCGGCTGCCCCAGCGCGGCGGCCTCGATGCTGGCTCCGAAGAGGTTCATCTGGTTGCCGCGATCGTTGATGTAGAACTCGCTGGCCACCTCAGCCCCGGCCGCTCTTAGGACGCGCGCGATGGCGTCGCCGAGCACGGCCCAACGCGTGTGTCCCAGGTGCAGCGGGCCGGTCGGGTTGGCCGAGATGAACTCGACGTTGATCTTCTGCCCACCCAGCGAGGCGTTGGTGCCGTACGACTCCCCTGCCGCGACGATCTCTCCCGCGACCTGACCTTGGGCGCCGGCCTCGACGGTGATGTTGAGGAAGCCCGGTCCGGCGATGTCGGTCTGCGCGATCCCGTCGGAGTCGTTGAGCTTGCTCGCGATCATCTCCGCGAGGGCGCGTGGGTTCGTACCCGCCTTCTTCGCCAACTGCAGCGCCACATTGGTGGCGTAGTCGCCGTGCCCCTTCTGCCGCGGTCGCTCGATCGTGACCTCCGCGGGCACGCCGTCGGGCAACGTCAGCGCACCCTCGGCCACCAGGGCCTCAAGCGCGGCGACGATCGTCGTGGAGAGTTGTTGCGGGGTCACCGGTGAAGCCTATCGACGCTCCTGGTTTCACCCACATCGATATCGACCGGTAGGGTTCTCGGTGCGCTGTTAGGCCTGGCCTGGCGACGTGTTGCCTCCGTAGCTCAGGGGATAGAGCACTGGTTTCCGGTACCAGGTGCCGCAGGTTCGAATCCTGCCGGAGGCGCGTTCGATCCTTGGCTCCCATCGGATAATGGCTCCGTGGAGATGCGATTCGAAATCGGCTCAGAGCCCGCGTCGTTCGTCTATCACGGCATGACCGGGCGTACCGACTTGGTCGCCGGCGGCCGGTTGATCGAATTGCAGAAGCTCACCTCGCTCGGGACTCACTACAGCCTTGGCCTCGTCAAGACCTTCGAGGTGGAAGTCGACGGACACCGGGTCGAGATCCAGATGACGCGCAAGCGATGGCTGGCGGGCTTTCGCGATGTCGATGTCGTGATCGCGGTCGAGGGCGTCGAAGTCGCACGCGCATCGGGGCGCTGATGATCCTGATAGACCCGCCTTTGATCCCGGCTTGGGGCCGGACCTGGTCTCACCTGGTCTCCGACACCTCACTCGACGAACTACACGCGTTCGCGGCTGCTTGCGGGGTCCCTGAACGCGGCTTCTCGCGCGATCACTACGACGTGCCGGCTGAGTTCTACGACGACCTGGTCGCAGCCGGCGCCGTGCCGGTGCGCCCGCGCGAGATCGTGCTTGCGCTGCACGCGGCCGGGTTGCGGCGGCGCAAGTCCGGCTGAGTGGTCGAACAGCGGCGATAGTCCACCGCGCCCGCGCGCGAGTTCGAGCGTACGCGTGAACTCGTGCGGTTGGTGGCGCGCAGAGCGCGCGAGTTCGAGCGTACGCGTGAACTCTCACCGCAGGGCTGGGCAGAACCTCTGCTCAGGCAGCTGAGGCGCGCCCCGGGAAGTGCGCACGCCAGTCATCGCGTGGGCGGGCGGGGAGCCCCTGGAGTCCCGCCGCGCGCAACACCTTGAAGGCGCGCTCGACCGTCAACCCAGGGTCGACGAAGACACCACGAGCCACCACGGTGACGATGCGCCACGACGCATCCTCAAGTTGCTCGCGCCGCTCGATGTCTGCCTCCCACTGCTCCACGCGCTCGATGTGGTGGCGACCGTCGTACTCGAAGATCACCTTGACCGACGGCCAACACAGGTCGAAGCGCCTGACGATGTCACCGATCTCGTTGCGCATCTCGCGGTTGACCTCGGGCTCGGGCACCCCAGCGAGTACGAGGAGCATCCGCAGGCGAGTCTCCATCGGGGAATCGACCCGCTCGCGGACATAAGACGCTGCTGCACGTGCATGCTTGCCGACCCGGCCAGGCACCTGAGATGCGGCGCGCTGGAGTCGTTGAAGGTTCAGCCCCTTGCGTACGAGATGGTCACCCACGACCACAAGGTCGACGAGACTGAGTTCGGCAGCAAGCTCCACGAAGAGGTCCTCGCGCGTAGAGACCCGGATTCCCTTCACGATGTCGTGTCGGGCATCGGGTCGGACATGGCTCACAATCCCGCCTCGGCTGACCCGCGCGGCGTAGTCCGGCACAGTCGCGTGCAGCGCCTCGCCGTCGGGTACGGGTACGCCTCGCACGCGCGCTGCCGTCTGGTGGCTGACGAACGCGCGCGGGCCAGCGACCAACAACACCGCCTCAGCGCGAAGCCGCGCAGTGACCGTGCGAGCACTGCTTATGTGAATACCGAAGAGCAAGCGTTGAAAGCCCCGCCCGGCCAACTCACGAGGGCTGATCCCCGCCGCCAGGCCACTCTTGGTCGTGAAGGGCGCATGTGGGTCGAACTCGGGCATCACGGCACCCTGCCCCAGATCGCTCAACGCCGCTCCCGTTATCCACAGGCCCGGTCTTCGGGCGGTGGGCGTCCGGGCTCGCTGCCGCGCGCGAGTTCGAGCGTACGCGTGAACTCGCGCAGCAATCAGGGTCCCGAGCGCGCGAGTTCGAGCGTACGCGTGAACTCGCGCAGCCCGAGCGGCGCATGCCGCGAAGCGACCGGCCGCGGCGACCAGGCACACGTTCTCAGACCAG of the Nocardioides sp. genome contains:
- the argS gene encoding arginine--tRNA ligase; translation: MTPQQLSTTIVAALEALVAEGALTLPDGVPAEVTIERPRQKGHGDYATNVALQLAKKAGTNPRALAEMIASKLNDSDGIAQTDIAGPGFLNITVEAGAQGQVAGEIVAAGESYGTNASLGGQKINVEFISANPTGPLHLGHTRWAVLGDAIARVLRAAGAEVASEFYINDRGNQMNLFGASIEAAALGQPIPEDGYQGAYIADLATKVVAEHPGIVDLPADERLEAFREAGYAVQLQEQQDQLEGFNTHFDVWFSERGLHADAGTRGSVADTLNSLRDHGHLFEADGALWMRTTDFGDDKDRVLIRSNGELTYFASDTAYYLNKRERGFDNCLYLLGADHHGYVGRLRAMAACVGDDPDQTLDVLIGQMVKILRDGAEMKLSKRAGTIVTLDELVDEIGVDALRYSLARYPADSPLTLDIAEITKASNDNPVYYVQYAHARTAAMIRNATDLEMSLPTDFDPALLSHEREGDLLRALAEFPRVVGAAAELREPHRIARYLEDTASVFNKWYDTKECRMLPQGDEPVTPTNEARLVLVHAAQTVLSNGLGLLGVSAPERM
- a CDS encoding DUF4031 domain-containing protein gives rise to the protein MILIDPPLIPAWGRTWSHLVSDTSLDELHAFAAACGVPERGFSRDHYDVPAEFYDDLVAAGAVPVRPREIVLALHAAGLRRRKSG
- the lysA gene encoding diaminopimelate decarboxylase; amino-acid sequence: MPTAHPSGWAHADGALKGPQWLREPQDPNALVPQLWSSTAHKVDGDLVIGGVNIPDLVANVNTPAYVLDEADFRARARAFKDAFAPAEVYYAGKAFLCTTVARWLQEEGLCLDVCSDGELTVALRAGFDPQRIGYHGNNKTEPELRRAVAEGVGRIIVDSFDEIDRLISVARSVGGEPQGVMVRVTAGVEAHTHEYIATAHEDQKFGFSIASGAAFAAVQKIHAADGLELLGLHSHIGSQIFDTSGFEVAAKRVLTLHTRVSDELGVQMPELDLGGGFGIAYTTQDDPSDAAQLAIEMTKIVEHECRAQGIEEPSLSVEPGRAIVGPAMCTVYTVGTVKEVALDGGAKRTYISVDGGMSDNIRTALYDADYSCTLANRESDAAPALSRVVGKHCEAGDIVVKDEFLPGDVRPGDLVAVPGTGAYCRSMASNYNHALRPPVVAVRDGVTTVIVRRESVDDLLATDVGANA